In Ascaphus truei isolate aAscTru1 chromosome 7, aAscTru1.hap1, whole genome shotgun sequence, one genomic interval encodes:
- the AKAP19 gene encoding small membrane A-kinase anchor protein isoform X2, producing the protein MHSWTKRLLLPFRPGANPDARKHDEQFPLRAHCFPQGVTQLRTIVQHLLLELDFDVAFACIMGCIKSKQDYTVQNSLHFESNHENEEKLAEEKIALVQPNQDDSKSGSMTADLVLLDYAHRLSEEIVNKAVKQWAEVDSKYSDIPYIESDTP; encoded by the coding sequence ggctAATCCAGATGCAAGGAAGCATGATGAGCAATTTCCATTGCGAGCACATTGCTTTCCACAAGGAGTGACACAGCTCAGAACCATCGTCCAGCACCTACTGCTAGAATTAGACTTTGATGTTGCATTTGCCTGTATTATGGGATGCATAAAATCAAAGCAGGATTACACTGTTCAAAACAGCCTACACTTTGAGAGCAATCACGAGAATGAGGAGAAGCTTGCGGAGGAAAAAATCGCCTTGGTCCAACCAAACCAGGACGACAGTAAATCAGGCTCAATGACTGCTGACCTTGTGTTGCTGGACTATGCTCATCGGCTGTCTGAGGAAATTGTAAATAAGGCTGTAAAACAATGGGCAGAGGTGGACAGCAAGTACAGCGATATACCGTATATAGAAAGTGACACACCTTGA